In Glandiceps talaboti chromosome 6, keGlaTala1.1, whole genome shotgun sequence, one DNA window encodes the following:
- the LOC144437010 gene encoding arylsulfatase B-like translates to MVKPSVFMAQPDQQHIIIEYIRCPEVQRIRNGGCLTVSILMFFVFATVAVLLATTLIHGNGSGKFGVRPQRHNPPHIVFFLADDLGWHDVGYNNPEMLTPNMDRLAAGGVIFNQSYTHPTCTPSRAAFMSGYYAFKTGMQHSVLQQLSPYGLPLNFTTLPETLKTLGYTTHMIGKWNLGMCKEDYLPLNRGFDTFYGYWNNYIEYYNHKNQDIHGLLGTDSDKLNGYDFWDNTGMILDNSTYASYLFNNRAEKLIEKHNPDTPMFMYYSAALPHFFLEVPEKYEKLYPNHKNRDRRVYNGMVSMMDEIIGNITNKLKEKGMWENTLFVFMSDDGGAPNYGGSNFPLRGSKATLFEGGSRVVTFAHGAMLEKKGYTNNGLMHMSDWYPTLVSLAGGKPDPDMDGMDVWNMISKDEPSPRDEIVYNIDDIVPVKGAAIRVGDWKLIQGNHQMLYPIIYNQDSWYKPATKENQTVVATPFIPTSQPGQEFPPKPDVLYLFNLKDDPTERKNLAQKETEKVTELLDRLNNQRSKMMPAFNPPPNMAADPAKTGGVWRTGWC, encoded by the exons GAGAATAAGAAACGGAGGATGTTTGACAGTATCCATTTTGATGTTCTTCGTGTTTGCAACAGTTGCAGTCTTACTGGCAACGACACTGATAC ATGGGAACGGTAGTGGCAAATTTGGagtgcgccctcaacgacaTAATCCACCACATATAGTCTTCTTTCTAGCGGATGATCTAG GTTGGCATGATGTTGGCTACAATAATCCTGAAATGTTGACGCCAAACATGGATAGGCTTGCCGCTGGGGGCGTGATTTTTAACCAGTCGTACACACATCCAACTTGTACTCC GAGTCGTGCAGCATTTATGAGTGGTTATTATGCTTTCAAAACAGGAATGCAG CACAGCGTGTTACAGCAGCTATCTCCTTACGGATTGCCCTTAAATTTTACCACGTTACCAGAAACGTTGAAAACTCTAGGATACACAACACATATGATTGGAAA ATGGAATCTAGGGATGTGTAAAGAAGACTATTTACCTTTGAATCGTGGCTTTGATACATTCTATGGTTACTGGAATAATTATATCGAATACTATAATCATAAAAACCAGGACATCCATGGTTTGTTAGGAACAG attCCGACAAATTGAATGGATATGATTTCTGGGACAACACTGGTATGATACTCGATAACAGCACGTACGCCAGT TATCTATTCAACAATCGAGCTGAGAAACTGATTGAAAAACACAACCCAGACACACCAATGTTTATGTACTATTCAGCAGCACTTCCACATTTCTTTCTCGAG GTACCAGAGAAATATGAAAAACTATATCCAAATCATAAAAATAGAGACAGACGAGTTTACAATG GTATGGTTTCCATGATGGATGAAATTATCGGGAATATCACCAACAAGCTAAAGGAGAAGGGAATGTGGGAGAATACACTATTTGTGTTTATGAGTGAC GACGGTGGCGCACCTAATTATGGCGGCTCCAACTTTCCTTTACGGGGATCCAAAGCAACACTGTTCGAAGGAGGTTCCAGAGTTGTTACGTTTGCCCATGGTGCGATGCTTGAGAAGAAGGGCTATACAAACAATGG ACTCATGCATATGAGTGATTGGTATCCAACCCTTGTATCGCTAGCTGGTGGTAAGCCAG ACCCAGATATGGACGGAATGGACGTGTGGAATATGATTTCAAAAGATGAACCATCACCAAGGGATGAAATCGTCTACAACATAGATGACATCGTGCCTGTGAAAGGTGCTGCTATCAG AGTAGGTGATTGGAAACTTATTCAGGGGAACCATCAGATGCTCTATCCCATAATATATAATCAAG ATTCATGGTACAAACCTGCTACTAAGGAAAACCAGACCGTCGTTGCAACTCCATTTATACCAACAAGTCAGCCAGGTCAAGAGTTTCCACCGAAACCTGATGTCTTGTATTTGTTTAACTTAAAAG ACGATCCGACCGAACGAAAGAACTTGGCCCAAAAAGAGACTGAGAAAGTGACCGAACTTCTTGATCGTCTAAACAACCAACGCTCCAAAATGATGCCAGCTTTCAACCCTCCTCCTAATATGGCAGCTGATCCCGCCAAAACAGGTGGTGTTTGGAGGACAGGATGGTGCTGA